In Quercus robur chromosome 11, dhQueRobu3.1, whole genome shotgun sequence, the following proteins share a genomic window:
- the LOC126706831 gene encoding la-related protein 6C, with protein MAQAQPEKIQDSTEKEMKMKETSSVSFRFNAQAPEFVPRSQTQMPISGYVYPCLHFLGGTAGCGSNLFYVGDQDPAYLISNPNVVPPNLSKNTQTNDLQQKINKQVEYQFSDMSLLAYDALVKHINKDPEGYVPISVIASTKKIKSLVSNNSVLVQALRSSPRLVLSDDGKKVRRRDPFTERAKEELQSRTIVAENLPEDHSHQNLEKIFGVVGSVKTIRICHPQESNSSRSKCDFSISNKLHALVEYETTERAEKAVEKLNDERNWRKGLRVKLLLRRTPKSVLKSRKSDFDSVSEDDEKPPPESYEESSQPNNIDSAIESNAEENSVGTKKGWARGRGKSRGRAQSHIGRGLIALSPQLCSSGVHCEASAKQASKGPRMPDGTRGFTMGRGKPLSTAALTGSP; from the exons ATGGCACAAGCACAACCTGAGAAAATCCAAGACAGTACagaaaaggaaatgaaaatgaaagaaacaagCAGTGTATCATTCAGATTCAATGCCCAGGCACCTGAATTTGTGCCAAGATCACAGACCCAGATGCCTATCTCGGGTTATGTCTATCCATGCCTCCACTTTCTTGGTGGGACTGCTGGTTGTGGCTCTAATTTGTTCTATGTTGGGGACCAAGACCCTGCATATTTGATCTCCAACCCCAATGTTGTGCCACCCAATCTCTCCAAAAACACCCAAACTAATGATCTTCAGCAAAAGATCAACAAACAG GTGGAATACCAGTTCAGCGATATGAGTCTGCTTGCATATGATGCTTTGGTGAAACACATAAATAAAGATCCCGAAGGTTATG TTCCAATATCTGTTATTGCTTCCACAAAAAAGATCAAGTCCCTTGTTAGTAATAACTCTGTACTTGTCCAGGCACTGCGGTCCTCTCCAAGGCTT GTTTTAAGTGATGATGGCAAGAAGGTTAGACGTAGAGACCCTTTCACTGAGAGAGCCAAAGAGGAGTTACAG TCTCGTACTATTGTTGCAGAGAATTTGCCTGAAGATCACTCTCATCAAAACCTTGAGAAAATATTTGGTGTGGTTGGAAG TGTGAAAACAATTCGAATATGTCATCCCCAGGAATCCAATTCTTCCCGCTCCAAATGCGATTTTTCAATTAGTAACAAG ctCCATGCACTTGTGGAGTATGAGACTACAGAGAGAGCTGAAAAAGCG GTTGAGAAATTAAATGATGAAAGGAACTGGAGAAAGGGGCTTCGAGTAAAGTTGCTGCTTAGACGAACA CCAAAATCTGTTCTAAAGAGCAGAAAGTCAGACTTTGATAGTGTTTCAGAGGATGATGAGAAGCCACCTCCTGAATCCTATGAAGAGTCCTCGCAGCCAAACAACATAGATTCGGCCATTGAGAGCAAT GCTGAGGAAAATTCAGTTGGAACAAAGAAAGGATGGGCTCGAGGACGAGGAAAGTCCCGGGGACGTGCTCAAAGCCATATTGGACGTGGCCTAATTGCCTTATCTCCACAACTGTGCAGCAGTGGTGTTCATTGTGAAGCATCAGCCAAACAGGCTTCCAAGGGCCCAAGAATGCCAGATGGGACAAGGGGTTTCACTATGGGACGAGGCAAGCCATTAAGTACTGCAGCTCTAACTGGTTCACCTTGA